Genomic segment of Microbacterium sp. BH-3-3-3:
TGCCGACCGCGCGGGCGCAGCCCCGTTGAGTGTCCAGGACACGCCGCACCCGCACCGCGCGACGCGGCGTGTCCTGGACACTCAACGCCTTCGCCGCCCCACGCCCGCACCACCCCCCCCGCGACGCAACCCCAAGCCCCGCCGCACCCCGCCGCACCGCACGACAGCCCGAGCGCGTAGACTGGGCGCATCAGCACCGATCCGGCCATCACCGGGGAGCTCTCGGAAGAAACGGGTCACGGCCCGCGGTAGAACCGAGCGGGGCAGGCCCGTCATCGCCGCAGTGAGAGAGGCGTCCTCGCGAGAGGGCGCAACGCAGGGTGGTACCGCGGTCCGCAAGGGTCGTCCCGGCGAGTGAACCTCGACCCGCGGAGTGACATGACCTACCCACGCCCCTCATCCTTCGGCCCCGCCGCCGACGCGTCCGCGAGCCCGGATGCCACCACCCCGGCGTCCGCGGCATCCGTCGTCCCGAGCCCTCGCTTCCCGGCGATCGAGAACGACACCCTCGCGTTCTGGGAGGCCGACGACACCTTCCGCGCGTCGATCGCGAACCGCGACGGCGGCGAGGAGTGGGTGTTCTACGACGGCCCGCCCTTCGCCAACGGCCTGCCGCACTACGGGCACCTGCTCACCGGCTACGCCAAAGACGTGTTCCCGCGCTTCCAGACCATGCGCGGCAAGAAGGTCGACCGCGTCTTCGGGTGGGACACCCACGGTCTCCCGGCCGAGCTCGAGGCCATGAAGCAGCTCGGGATCACCGAGAAGGACGAGATCGAGCGCATGGGGGTCGCGACCTTCAACGCCAAGGCCCGCGAGTCGGTGCTGGAGTACACGCGCGACTGGCAGGACTACGTCACCCGCCAGGCCCGCTGGGTCGACTTCGACCGCGGGTACAAGACGCTCGACACGACCTACATGGAGAGCGTGCTCTGGGCCTTCAAGACGCTCCACGACAAGGGCCTCGCGTACGAGGGCTACCGCGTGCTGCCCTACTGCTGGCGCGATGAGACCCCCCTGTCGACGCACGAACTGCGCATGGACGACGACGTCTACAAGATGCGCCAGGACCCCTCGGTCACCGTGACCTTCCCGCTCGTCGGCGCGAAGGCCGAGGCGCTCGGGCTCACCGGCGTGCGGGCGCTGGCGTGGACGACGACGCCGTGGACACTGCCGACGAACCTCGCTCTCGCGGTGGGTCCCGGCATCCGGTACGCGGTCATCGAGGGCGGTCCCCACGGTGCCGCCGACGTGCACCGCGCCCCCGACGGCACCCCCGATGAAGCGATCGAGGCCACCGCCCACCGCTATCTGCTCGCCGAGGACCTGCTGCCGGGCTACGCGAAGGACCTGGGGTACGAGACCCCGGATGCCGCCCGCCAGGCCGTGCAGACCACGCTCACCGGCGCCGAGCTCGAGGGCGTGTCGTACGACCGCCTCTTCGACTACTACGCCGACGCCGAGACGTGGGGGACCGGGAACGCCTGGAAGATCCTCGTCGACGACTACGTCACCGTCAGCGACGGCACGGGCATCGTGCACCAGGCGCCCGCGTACGGTGAGGACGACAAGCGCCTCGCCGACGCCGCGGGCCTGCCGACGATCATCTCGCTCGACGACGGCGGCCGGTTCCTCTCGGCCGTGACCGACGTGGCCGGCGAGCTGTGGATGGAGGCCAACCGGCCCCTCATCCGCCTGCTCACGCAGCAGGGCCGTCTGCTTCGCGAGGCGTCGTACGAGCACTCGTACCCGCACTGCTGGCGCTGCCGGAACCCCCTGATCTACAAGGCCGTGTCGAGCTGGTTCGTGCGGGTGACCGAGATCAAGGACGACCTGCTGGCGAACAACCAGCAGATCACCTGGGTGCCCGAGAACGTCAAGGAAGGTCAGTTCGGCAAGTGGCTCGAGGGCGCACGCGACTGGTCGATCAGCCGCAACCGCTACTGGGGCTCGCCGATCCCGGTGTGGAAGAGCGACGACGCGAACTACCCGCGCGTCGACGTGTACGGCTCTCTCGCCGACATCGAGGCCGACTTCGGCCGCCTGCCGGTGAACGGCGACGGTGAGGTCGACCTGCACCGCCCCTACATCGACGACCTCACGCGTCCGAACCCCGACGACCCGACGGGACGCTCGACGATGCGCCGCATCGAAGACGTGCTCGACGTCTGGTTCGACTCGGGCTCCATGCCGTTCGCGCAGGTGCACTACCCGTTCGAGAACCACGAGTGGTTCGACGAGCACGCCCCCGCCGACTTCATCGTCGAGTACATCGGGCAGACGCGCGGCTGGTTCTACGTCATGCACGTGCTCTCGACCGCGCTCTTCGACCGCCCGGCCTTCACGGGCGTGTCGTGCCACGGCATCGTGCTGGGCAACGACGGGCAGAAGATGTCGAAGTCGCTGCGCAACTACCCCGACGTGCGCGAGGTCTTCGACCGCGACGGCTCGGACGCCATGCGGTGGTTCCTCATGTCGTCGAGCGTGCTGCGCGGCGGCAACCTCGTCGTGACCGAGGAGGGCATCCGCTCGGGGGTGCGCGAGTTCCTGCTGCCGATGTGGAACGCGTGGTACTTCTTCGCCACCTACGCGAACGCGTCGGGGGAGGGCTACACGGCCGAGTGGCGCACCGACTCCACCGACGTGCTCGACCGCTACATCCTCGCCCTCACCGGTGATCTGGTGAAGGGCGTCGCCGCCGACCTCGAGGGGCTCGACTCCACGACCGCGGCCGAGCGCCTGCGCGACTTCGCCGAGGTGCTGACCAACTGGTACATCCGTCGCTCGCGCGACCGTTTCTGGGTGGGCGTGACCGACGACCCGACCAGCCGTGAGGCCTTCGACACGCTCTACACGGTGCTCGAAACGCTCACCCGCGTCGCCGCCCCGCTGCTGCCGCTGGTGACCGAGCGCGTGTGGCAGGGCCTGACGGGTGGGCGCAGCGTGCACCTGACCGACTGGCCCGACGCCGACGCGTTCCCCGCGGCCGCCGACATCCGCACGGCGATGGACACCGTCCGCGACGTCTCGAGCGTCGCCAACGCGCTCCGCAAGCGCGAGGGCAAGCGCGTGCGCCTGCCGCTGCCGCGCCTGACGGTGGTGACTCCGGATGCCACCGGCTTGGCGCAGTTCGACGACATCCTGCGCGAGGAGCTCAACGTGAAGAACGTCGAGCAGGTCACCCTGCAGGCCGGCACCGCCGCCGAGTACGGCATCACGCACCGCCTGTCGGTCAACGCCCGCGCGGCGGGTCCTCGCCTGGGCAAGCAGGTGCAGCAGGCGATCAAGGCCGCCCGCGAGGGCGACTGGAACGAGGTCGACGGACAGGTCGTCGCCGGCGGCATCGCGCTGGAGCCCGCCGAGTACGACCTGGTCGTCGAGACCGCGGGTCGCCCCGAGGGCGAGGCTCTGGCCGTGCTGGCGACGGGCGGCTTCGTGCTGCTCGACACCGTCACCACCCCCGAGCTCGAAGCCGAGGGCCTGGCGCGCGACATGATCCGCGGCATCCAGGACACGCGCAAGGCCGCCGGCTTCGACGTGAGCGACCGGATCTTCGTGTCGCTCACCTTCGTCGACGACGCCGACGCGCGGGCGGTCGCCCAGGCGTTCGACGTCGCCGGCGTGGCATCCGAGACCCTCGCCGAAGCCGTCGTGCTCGCCGGCCCCGAGGGAAGGCTCATCGAACGCGGGGCCATCGCCCCCGCCGAGTACGAGACCCAGATCGCCGCGAAGACCTACGCGAACGTCGGCGCGGTCACCGTCGCCGTCGCACGCATCGGAGCCACCGCATGAGCGACCGCACCCGAGCCGACGCCGTGTACAGCGCCCTGCTGGAACGCCAGGGGGAGCAGTGGGTGCAGCCGCGCGTCGAGCGCACGCGCCGAGTGCTCGAGCTGCTCGCCGACCCGCAGCGCACCTACCGCGTCATCCACGTCACGGGCACGAACGGCAAGACCTCGACCAGCCGCATGATCGAGAGCCTGTTGCGCGGCCTGGGGCTGCGCACGGGCCTGTTCACGAGTCCGCACCTCGAGCGCTTCACCGAGCGGATCCTCATCGACGGCGAACCGGTGGCGGATGCCGCGATCGCCGACGCGTGGGACGAGATCACGCCGTTCGTCGACATGGTCGACGCCGAGCTCACCGCCGCCGACGATGCGCCGCTGACGTTCTTCGAGCTGCTGACGGTGCTGGCCTTCGTGGTCTGCGCCGACGCGCCGATCGACGTGCTGGTGCTCGAGGTCGGTATGGGCGGGGAGTGGGATTCCACCAACACCGCCGACGGCGACGTCGCCGTCTTCACGCCCATCGACATCGACCACACCGACCGCCTGGGCTCCACGATCACCGAGATCGCGACGGTCAAGGCGGGCATCATCAAGCCCGGCGCCGCCGTCGTCTCGGCCGCGCAGCCCGACACGGCGCTCCGCGTCATCCGCGCACGCGCCGAGAAAGAGGGCGCGACCGTGTCGGTGGCCGGCGACGGCTTCGCGCTCGAGGCCCAGGCGCTGGCCGTCGGCGGGCAGATGCTGACGATCCGCGGGGTCGCGGGGTCGTACCCCGAGCTGTACCTGCCGCTGTACGGCGCCCACCAGGGCACCAACGCCGCCCTGGCGGTCGCGGCCGTGGAGTCGCTCATCGGCGGGGGCACGCAGCCCCTGGCCGCCGAGGTCGTGGCCGACGGCCTCGCGAACGCCACCTCGCCCGGGCGCCTTCAGCTCGTCGGGACGGCGCCGACCGTCTTCGTCGACGCGGCGCACAACCCGCACGGCGCCCGCGCGCTCGTCGCCGCCCTCGACGAGGCGTTCGACATCGACGAGTGGGGTGCCGTCGTCGGCATCCTGGACGGCAAAGACGCCCGGGGCATCATGTCGGCGCTCGTGCCCGCCGTCGCGCGCGTGTTCGCCACGGCCCCCGCGAGCGACCGTGCCAGCGACCCCGACGTGATCGCCGACGTCGCCGAGGCGGCCGACCTGCCCGTCACCGTGCACCCGACGCTCGAAGACGCCGCCGACGCGGCGCGCGCGTGGGCCGCGGAATCCGACCGGCGCGCGGTCATCATCGCCGGTTCCGTCGTGCTCGCGGGCGAGGCGCTGCGCCTGTCGGAGCTCGAGGACTGGAAGTCGGGGTGGCAGGCGTGAGCCCGCGCACCCCCCGGACCCCGCGCGTGCGGCGACGGCGCGGTGCGCTCGAGTCGCTCGGCGCCGTCGTGCTCGGCTTCGAGTCGATCGTGGTGTTCCTCGGCGGCCTGGTCGTCTACGGCCTCAAGGTGCTGCCCTTCGGCATCGAACCCTGGTGGGGCATCGTCGGCGGCGTCGTCATGGCGGTCGCCATGGTCGCCGTGGCGGGGCTCCTGCAGCACCGCGCGGCGATCGTCGTCGGCTGGGGCCTGCAGATCCTGTTGCTGCTCGGCGGATTCCTCGTTCCCGCCCTCGCGGTGGTCGCCCTCATTTTCGGCGGCATGTGGGCGTATGCCACCATCAAGGGAGCGGCACTGGATCGGCAGAACGCCCGACGCGCCGCTCATCCCGACCTCTCGAACGGAGAATGACCCATGGCTACCGAAGAGACCCTCGTCCTGGTCAAGCCCGACGGCGTCGCCCGCGGACTGACCGGCGCCATCCTCGCCCGCATCGAGGCGAAGGGCTACGCGCTCGTCGACATCCGCCTCGTCGAGCCCGACCGTGAGCGCCTCGCCCAGCACTACGCCGAGCACGAGGGCAAGCCCTTCTACGAGCCGCTGCTGGAGTTCATGCTCTCGGGCCCGTCGGTCGCGATCCGCCTCGCCGGAAACCGCGTGATCGAGGGCTTCCGCTCGCTGGCCGGCACCACCGACCCGACCACGGCCGCCCCCGGCACCATTCGCGGCGACTTCGGCCGCGACTGGGGCCTCAAGGTGCAGCAGAACCTCGTGCACGGCAGCGACAGCACCGAGTCCGCCGAACGCGAACTGGCGATCTGGTTCGCCTGATCCCGGATGCCGAGATGGCCGCCGCCCCCGAGGGGGTGGCGGCCATCGTCGTCCGATCGGCCCGTGTGGCCGCACGGTCTGTCGAATCGGACCCGTGCGGCGGCGCGTCGCTCAGCTGCGCGCGACCCCGCGCCCCGCACGACGACCGGCGGCGAGCCAGGCGACCGGCCCGAGAACGGGGACGAGCAGAATGACCACGGCCCACAGCCCCACCGTCAGGGACGACAGCCGGGCCGCTCCACGGGACAGGCCGACGATCGCCCAGACGGCGAGAGCGAACGCGACCAGTGCGACGACCGCCCACACGACGTCGTAGGCGGCCGGCACCAGCGGGTTCATCGCATCCATTCCTGGAGGATAGGGCCCGCGAGGCGAGCCGCGCGACTCGGATGCCCATCGCCGGGCCGGCGGGTCAGGGCCGCCGTGACCTCACAGCTGCGCGAGCACATCGAGCCGCAGCTGCGCGATCACCGCGATGACGGCGAAGGCCACGATGCTCATCAACGGCACCCACACCATGAGACGGTCGGCGACCTCGCGCACCCGCGCGCCCGGAAGGACGCCCTCGCGCAGAACGTGCAGGGTCACGACGAAGAACGAGGGGATGACGACCGACCACGTCACCATGCACCACGGGCAGAGAGTGGCCAGAACGAACAGGCTCTGCGCGATCAGCCAGATGACGAAGGTCAGGGCCAGAGCGAAGCCCAGCCAGAAGAGGGCCCAGAACCAGCGTGCGAATCGGGCGCCGGCCAGCAGCGCGACCCCGACCACGATGGGAGCGATCCACGCCGACAGTCCGATGATCGGGTTGGGGAAGCCGAACACGCTTCCCTGCGACGACTGCAGATTGGCCGAGCACTGCACGAGGACGCTGAAGTCGCACGACGCGGCGGCCGTGGGATCCATGAGCTGATGGAAGCGCTCCATCGTCAGCGAGAACGCCGCCCACCAGCCGACGATCCCGGCGAAGATGAGCCAGACCGCCGTGACGATCGGACGACGGGTCGTGACGGTTTCGCTCATGCCGCGATTCTGCCACCGCTGACTTCTCCGCCGGCTGAAGACGGCTCGTCGTCGACCTTCTGCGGGCGAAACGCGTGGTCCGTGCGATAATGAAAGCTGATGTGACCGCGGCCGCGCCGCAGGAACATCACCCAGAAGACTTCGGGCGATGACCGCCCATCGCAGCAAGCGCCACAGGCCTGCTGCAGACCGAGTGAGTTCGCGGCCCCGCCGGGTGCGGCGCCGCATGAGATTTCGCCGGGTGACGCGCGGTGTCGCCCGCTAGGGAGTATCCCCGATATGGCCGACAAGACCGACGATCAGACCCCCGCTGACCAGGTGACGCCCGAGACGGAGGCTCCGGAATCCGAGACCCTCGCGTCCGAGACGGAGGCCGCCGCAGGATTCGTGCCCCCCGTCGACGACGAAGAGGCCGCGGTGCAGGATGCCGAGCAGGCCGCCGCCGACGATGTGGCACCCCCCGCCGTGCTCGACGAGGGATCCGGCGACGCACCGGCTCAGGCCGCTGCCGGTGACGACGCTGCTGGTGACGACGTTGCCGAAGCGAACGTCGCGAGCGTCGAGGAGCCTGTCGCCGACGCGTCCGCGGCGGACCAGGGCGCCGACGCCACGGCATCCGCTGCCGAGCTCGCCGCCCCCGACGTCGCTGAGCCGGAGGCTCCGGCTCAGCCCGAGGTCGCCGCTCAGCCCGAGGCTCCCGCTCAGCCGGAGGTCTCCGCACAGCCCGAGGCCGCCACCGAGTCCGAGGCTGCCGCGCGTCCCACGGCCGTCTCGCTCGGACTGCTGCCCGAGGTCTTCGTCTCGGCCGTGTCGACGGCGCTGCACTTCTACGCCCCCGCGCTGCCGGCCTTCCCGGTGCGCGACGACGTCGATGACCGCGACGACCGTGACGAGCGCGACGACCGCGACGACGACGGCCCCCTCGAGCGCGGCTCCGCCAACGCCCGTCGCCGCAACCGCCGACGCGGCGGTGTCGACGTCGCCCCCGCCGAGCAGCACGAGGCCCCCGCAGCCCCGGTGCGTCAGCGCGCGGTCGAGCTCATCACCGAGCCGCAGCGCATCAAGGGCTCCACGCGCCTCGAGGCGAAGAAGCAGCGTCGCCGCGATGGCCGCGAGGCCGGCCGTCGCCGCCCCGTCGTCACCGAAGCCGAGTTCCTCGCCCGTCGCGAGGCCGTCGACCGCGTGATGGTCGTGCGGTCCAAGGCCGGCCGCATCCAGATCGCCGTGCTCGAAGACAACGTGCTCGTCGAGCACTACGTCGCCCGCAACCAGGACGCCTCGCTCATCGGCAACGTCTACCTGGGTCGCGTGCAGAACGTGCTTCCCAGCATGGAGGCGGCGTTCGTCGACATCGGCCGCGGCCGCAACGCCGTGCTGTACTCCGGTGAAGTCGACTGGGACGGCGTCGAGACCAACAATCAGCCGCGTCGCATCGAGCTCGCGCTCAAGTCGGGCGACCGCGTCCTGGTGCAGGTCACCAAAGACCCCGTGGGACACAAGGGCGCCCGCCTGACGAGCCAGATCTCGCTGCCCGGCCGTTACCTCGTCTACGTGCCCAACGGCACGATGAACGGCATCTCGCGCAAGCTCCCCGACACCGAGCGCGCGCGCCTGAAGAAGATCCTCAAGGAGGTGCTCCCCGAATCGTCGGGCGTCATCGTCCGCACGGCCGCCGAGGGCGCCACCGAAGAGCAGCTCACGCTCGACGTGCAGCGCCTCACCTCGCAGTGGGAGCACGTCTCGAGCCAGATCAAGACCATCCAGGCCCCCGCTCTGCTGCACTCCGAGCCCGACCTGCTGGTCAAGATCGTGCGCGACGTCTTCAACGAGGACTTCACGCGCATGCTCATCCAGGGCGACGAGGCGCTGCAGACCATCTCGAGCTACCTCCAAGGCGTCGCCCCCGACCTGCTCGAGCGCGTCGAGAAGTACGAGGGCGAGCAGGACCCGTTCGACGCGTTCCGCGTCACCGAGCAGATCGAGAAGGCTCTCGACCGTAAGGTCTGGCTGCCCTCGGGCGGCTCGCTCGTGATCGACCGCACCGAGGCCATGACGGTCGTCGACGTCAACACCGGCAAGTTCGTCGGCTCGGGCGGCAACCTCGAAGAGACCGTCACCAAGAACAACCTCGAGGCGGCCGAAGAGATCGTGCGCCAGCTGCGCCTGCGCGACATCGGCGGCATCATCGTCGTCGACTTCATCGACATGGTGCTCGAATCCAACCGCGATCTCGTGCTGCGTCGCCTGATCGAATGCCTCAGCCGCGACCGCACGAAGCACCAGGTCGCCGAAGTCACCTCGCTCGGCCTCGTGCAGATGACCCGCAAGAAGCTCGGACTCGGCCTGCTCGAGACCTTCAGCGAGGCGTGCGACGTGTGCGCCGGTCGCGGCGTGGTCGTGCACCACGACCCCGTCGTCAAGCACCGCCCGGCCGGGAACGGCAGCAGCAACGGCGGCGGCAACACCGGCTCGTCGAACCGCCGCGGTCGCGGGGGCAACACTCCCGCGAACGGCAACGGATCGAACGGCCACGCCGCACACGGCGGTGGCGCGTCGGCCGGAGCTTCCTCCACCGGCAACGGGGGAGCGGCGCCGACCGGCGGCACCCACGTGATCACCGAGGGCGTGAAGTCCGCTCTCGCTCAGATCGCGGCATCCACCGTGAAGCCGACCCTCGATGACCCCGCCGTGGTCGAGGCGGCCGTGGTCGCGTCGGTGGAGGCCGTCGTCGAGGCCCAGGCCGAGGCACCCGCACCGGTCCGCGAGAAGCGTCCGCGCAAGAAGCGCGAGCCCAAGGCGCCCCGTACCGAGAAGGACGCCCTTCTCGAGTCGGTGCTCGAGGCCCTCCCCGAGCCCAAGGCGCCCGGACAGGGCCGCTCACGGCGCCGTGTGACGACCGCGGCGCTCACCGGCACCCCCGTCAACGCCCAGCCCTCCAGCGAGGCCTGAGTCCGCTCCCTGGTGCGTGTGGGGCCGCGACCCGTCGTTCCCGACTTCGGTCGGGCGACGGGTCGCGGCCCCACACGCGTGTCAGCGGCGTTCGCGCGCCGTGATCCGCAGGCCCGAGGCCCGCAGGCGTCGAACGAGCTCTTTGCCGCCGACGTGCTGGGCTCCGGCGGCGACCAGGTCGGCGTGCCGCTCATCGGGGACGTCGTAGTGGTCGAGATCGAACGCGCGGCGGGGGATTCCGGCCGCGGCGGCGAAGGCGTGCAGTTCGTCGAGGTCGCTGTCGCTGACCAGGTGCGCCCACAGTCGTCCGTGCGCGGGCCACTGTGGATCGTCGATCAGAATCACCATCCCGCGATCCTAGGTCGACACGCGGTCCGAATGCTTTTGCCGGATGCCGCCCGGTGAGCTAAACTTGACCCTTGGTGCGTCGCGTCCGCCCTTACTGGAGCGTGACCCCGCGGGCTTTGCTCGCCGGATCGCACCGAGACTTGGGTCGCCAGACCCTCCCGACGTCATCAGACAACCGGAGCTCCGCGCTCCCGAACGAAAACAGGTGTGAAGTGGTTTACGCAGTTGTGCGCGCCGGCGGCCGCCAGGAGAAGGTCCAGGTCGGCACGGTCGTCGTGCTCGACCGCCAGAAGGCGAAGATCGGCGAGAGCATCCAGCTGCCCGCCGTCCTGTTCGTCGACGGCGACGCGGTCACGACCGACGCCGACAAGCTCGCGAAGGTCTCGGTCACGGCCGAGGTCCTCGGCGAGGAGCGCGGTCCGAAGATCGTGATCCAGAAGTTCAAGAACAAGACCGGCTACAAGAAGCGCCAGGGCCACCGCCAGGACCTCACGCGCGTCAAGATCACCGGCATCAAGTAAGAGCCAGGAGACGCAGAGATGGCACACAAAAAGGGCGCAAGCTCCACCCGTAACGGTCGTGACTCCAACGCACAGCGCCTCGGCGTGAAGCGCTTCGGCGGTCAGGTCGTCCTCGCCGGCGAGATCATCGTCCGCCAGCGCGGCACGCACTTCCACCCCGGCGCCAACGTCGGCCGCGGTGGCGACGACACCCTGTTCGCCCTGGCCCCCGGTGCGGTTCAGTTCGGCGCCAAGGGCGGCCGCAAGGTCGTCAACATCGTCACCGCAGCAGCGGAGTAATACCGAGCGCTCAGCGCTTCAGAGGGGGTGGGCACACAGCCCGCCCCCTCTTCTTTTCTTCCCGGCACCCGCCGGTCCGTCCTGAAAGGACACTCATGGTCACCTTCGTCGACCGCGTCACCCTGCACCTCCGTGCGGGCAAGGGCGGCAACGGCTGCGTCTCGGTGCGCCGCGAGAAGTTCAAGCCTCTGGCCGGCCCCGACGGCGGCAACGGCGGCAGCGGCGGCGACGTCGTGCTCGTCGCCGACCCCCAGGTCACCACGCTGCTGTCGTACCA
This window contains:
- a CDS encoding DUF4031 domain-containing protein: MVILIDDPQWPAHGRLWAHLVSDSDLDELHAFAAAAGIPRRAFDLDHYDVPDERHADLVAAGAQHVGGKELVRRLRASGLRITARERR
- the ndk gene encoding nucleoside-diphosphate kinase, which produces MATEETLVLVKPDGVARGLTGAILARIEAKGYALVDIRLVEPDRERLAQHYAEHEGKPFYEPLLEFMLSGPSVAIRLAGNRVIEGFRSLAGTTDPTTAAPGTIRGDFGRDWGLKVQQNLVHGSDSTESAERELAIWFA
- a CDS encoding folylpolyglutamate synthase/dihydrofolate synthase family protein, encoding MSDRTRADAVYSALLERQGEQWVQPRVERTRRVLELLADPQRTYRVIHVTGTNGKTSTSRMIESLLRGLGLRTGLFTSPHLERFTERILIDGEPVADAAIADAWDEITPFVDMVDAELTAADDAPLTFFELLTVLAFVVCADAPIDVLVLEVGMGGEWDSTNTADGDVAVFTPIDIDHTDRLGSTITEIATVKAGIIKPGAAVVSAAQPDTALRVIRARAEKEGATVSVAGDGFALEAQALAVGGQMLTIRGVAGSYPELYLPLYGAHQGTNAALAVAAVESLIGGGTQPLAAEVVADGLANATSPGRLQLVGTAPTVFVDAAHNPHGARALVAALDEAFDIDEWGAVVGILDGKDARGIMSALVPAVARVFATAPASDRASDPDVIADVAEAADLPVTVHPTLEDAADAARAWAAESDRRAVIIAGSVVLAGEALRLSELEDWKSGWQA
- the rpmA gene encoding 50S ribosomal protein L27, with the translated sequence MAHKKGASSTRNGRDSNAQRLGVKRFGGQVVLAGEIIVRQRGTHFHPGANVGRGGDDTLFALAPGAVQFGAKGGRKVVNIVTAAAE
- a CDS encoding PLDc N-terminal domain-containing protein gives rise to the protein MDAMNPLVPAAYDVVWAVVALVAFALAVWAIVGLSRGAARLSSLTVGLWAVVILLVPVLGPVAWLAAGRRAGRGVARS
- a CDS encoding Rne/Rng family ribonuclease; its protein translation is MADKTDDQTPADQVTPETEAPESETLASETEAAAGFVPPVDDEEAAVQDAEQAAADDVAPPAVLDEGSGDAPAQAAAGDDAAGDDVAEANVASVEEPVADASAADQGADATASAAELAAPDVAEPEAPAQPEVAAQPEAPAQPEVSAQPEAATESEAAARPTAVSLGLLPEVFVSAVSTALHFYAPALPAFPVRDDVDDRDDRDERDDRDDDGPLERGSANARRRNRRRGGVDVAPAEQHEAPAAPVRQRAVELITEPQRIKGSTRLEAKKQRRRDGREAGRRRPVVTEAEFLARREAVDRVMVVRSKAGRIQIAVLEDNVLVEHYVARNQDASLIGNVYLGRVQNVLPSMEAAFVDIGRGRNAVLYSGEVDWDGVETNNQPRRIELALKSGDRVLVQVTKDPVGHKGARLTSQISLPGRYLVYVPNGTMNGISRKLPDTERARLKKILKEVLPESSGVIVRTAAEGATEEQLTLDVQRLTSQWEHVSSQIKTIQAPALLHSEPDLLVKIVRDVFNEDFTRMLIQGDEALQTISSYLQGVAPDLLERVEKYEGEQDPFDAFRVTEQIEKALDRKVWLPSGGSLVIDRTEAMTVVDVNTGKFVGSGGNLEETVTKNNLEAAEEIVRQLRLRDIGGIIVVDFIDMVLESNRDLVLRRLIECLSRDRTKHQVAEVTSLGLVQMTRKKLGLGLLETFSEACDVCAGRGVVVHHDPVVKHRPAGNGSSNGGGNTGSSNRRGRGGNTPANGNGSNGHAAHGGGASAGASSTGNGGAAPTGGTHVITEGVKSALAQIAASTVKPTLDDPAVVEAAVVASVEAVVEAQAEAPAPVREKRPRKKREPKAPRTEKDALLESVLEALPEPKAPGQGRSRRRVTTAALTGTPVNAQPSSEA
- a CDS encoding DUF4233 domain-containing protein — protein: MSPRTPRTPRVRRRRGALESLGAVVLGFESIVVFLGGLVVYGLKVLPFGIEPWWGIVGGVVMAVAMVAVAGLLQHRAAIVVGWGLQILLLLGGFLVPALAVVALIFGGMWAYATIKGAALDRQNARRAAHPDLSNGE
- a CDS encoding vitamin K epoxide reductase family protein → MSETVTTRRPIVTAVWLIFAGIVGWWAAFSLTMERFHQLMDPTAAASCDFSVLVQCSANLQSSQGSVFGFPNPIIGLSAWIAPIVVGVALLAGARFARWFWALFWLGFALALTFVIWLIAQSLFVLATLCPWCMVTWSVVIPSFFVVTLHVLREGVLPGARVREVADRLMVWVPLMSIVAFAVIAVIAQLRLDVLAQL
- the rplU gene encoding 50S ribosomal protein L21; this encodes MVYAVVRAGGRQEKVQVGTVVVLDRQKAKIGESIQLPAVLFVDGDAVTTDADKLAKVSVTAEVLGEERGPKIVIQKFKNKTGYKKRQGHRQDLTRVKITGIK
- the ileS gene encoding isoleucine--tRNA ligase, whose amino-acid sequence is MTYPRPSSFGPAADASASPDATTPASAASVVPSPRFPAIENDTLAFWEADDTFRASIANRDGGEEWVFYDGPPFANGLPHYGHLLTGYAKDVFPRFQTMRGKKVDRVFGWDTHGLPAELEAMKQLGITEKDEIERMGVATFNAKARESVLEYTRDWQDYVTRQARWVDFDRGYKTLDTTYMESVLWAFKTLHDKGLAYEGYRVLPYCWRDETPLSTHELRMDDDVYKMRQDPSVTVTFPLVGAKAEALGLTGVRALAWTTTPWTLPTNLALAVGPGIRYAVIEGGPHGAADVHRAPDGTPDEAIEATAHRYLLAEDLLPGYAKDLGYETPDAARQAVQTTLTGAELEGVSYDRLFDYYADAETWGTGNAWKILVDDYVTVSDGTGIVHQAPAYGEDDKRLADAAGLPTIISLDDGGRFLSAVTDVAGELWMEANRPLIRLLTQQGRLLREASYEHSYPHCWRCRNPLIYKAVSSWFVRVTEIKDDLLANNQQITWVPENVKEGQFGKWLEGARDWSISRNRYWGSPIPVWKSDDANYPRVDVYGSLADIEADFGRLPVNGDGEVDLHRPYIDDLTRPNPDDPTGRSTMRRIEDVLDVWFDSGSMPFAQVHYPFENHEWFDEHAPADFIVEYIGQTRGWFYVMHVLSTALFDRPAFTGVSCHGIVLGNDGQKMSKSLRNYPDVREVFDRDGSDAMRWFLMSSSVLRGGNLVVTEEGIRSGVREFLLPMWNAWYFFATYANASGEGYTAEWRTDSTDVLDRYILALTGDLVKGVAADLEGLDSTTAAERLRDFAEVLTNWYIRRSRDRFWVGVTDDPTSREAFDTLYTVLETLTRVAAPLLPLVTERVWQGLTGGRSVHLTDWPDADAFPAAADIRTAMDTVRDVSSVANALRKREGKRVRLPLPRLTVVTPDATGLAQFDDILREELNVKNVEQVTLQAGTAAEYGITHRLSVNARAAGPRLGKQVQQAIKAAREGDWNEVDGQVVAGGIALEPAEYDLVVETAGRPEGEALAVLATGGFVLLDTVTTPELEAEGLARDMIRGIQDTRKAAGFDVSDRIFVSLTFVDDADARAVAQAFDVAGVASETLAEAVVLAGPEGRLIERGAIAPAEYETQIAAKTYANVGAVTVAVARIGATA